DNA from Ignavibacteriales bacterium:
TCAAAAGAGTTTATGCTAACTGTTGGTTTTTGTTCATCACTGGGAATAAAAAGATTAAAAGATATTTGTGGTATGGCTGGCATTCCAACATCTGGTGTAACACCGTAACCGGGAATTTGAATATCAACAAATTCACCTTCTGCTTCCGTTATTGAAGCAAAATTATATTGTTGTAAAGAAAAGTTAACAACGTAGCCGTTATTTGATTTGGCTACTGAAATTCCCTCTGGTTGAGCAAATATTGTTGTAATCATTAATGAAAATGAAAACGACACAACGAACAAGAAACTGTAAATACGCTTCATCTCTGTTCCTGTATGTAGTTTAAAAATAGCCCCTGTAATAGAGCGGAGTAATTAATTAGACATTATTGTTGGTAAAAATACTTTAAAAGTTGTTCCTTCGCCATAGTCAGATTCAACTTCTATCATTCCGGAGTAAGAATCGATAATACGTTTCACGATTGATAAACCTAAACCTGTGCCGCTAATGTTTTTTGTTTTTTCATTTTTAGCACGGAAAAATTCTGTGAACAATTTGTTCTTTTCTTCGGGTTTTAAACCAATTCCATTGTCTTTTATAGTGGTAAGAAGATAATCATCGGACATAGAAAGTTTTATTGTAATTGTTCCTTGTTCACGATTATACTTAATAGCATTGCTTATTAGATTTGTAAATAATCTTGTAATCTCATCGCTATCAGCCTTTATACATTGCTTGTATTCATCATGATCAAAGATTACCTGAATTCCTTTTTTGTTGATGTCAACCTGGAACAGTTCAAGAATGGATGCTATAACTTCGTGAATACAAACTCGTTTTATTTCACGATGGACTGCTTTCATTTCCATTCGTGATATATCTAAAAGATCATTTACCATTTTTAATAAACCATCTAAACGAATCATCGAGCGGTTTTCATATTCTTTCTTTTGTTCAGGACTAAGCTTAATCGAATCATCATTAAACAATTTTAAAAATCCATATACCGCTGCTATTGGGGCTTTTAGTTCATGAGAAACCATCGATACAAACTGGGATTTTACAAATTCAATTTTTTTAAGCTCGGTTATATCTTTAAAAACTATTACAACTCCTGCAACATTTTCCCCTGGATGAAACACGGCGGATGCAGTTGCTTCGATAAAAAATTCACGATTGGGTTTTAATTCAATCTGTATGGTATAAGAATTATGGTCTGATGATTTTTCATTAACAAACTTTTTAAACAGCGCAAGTATTTCAGGTTTAAGCTTATCTAAAATGTATTCTTCAATGGCAATTCCTGTCAACTCTAAAAACCTTAATGCGGCAGGATTATATAGAACAGCAAGTCCATCCTTATTAACAACCAGAACACCATCTGTAATTGAGTTTACAATAGTGTTCATTCTTGTTTTTTCAAATGCTACTTCAAGCAAACGTTCTTCTCGTTCCTTGTGCCATTTTTCCGCTTCAAGATTTACTAGTCTTATTTGATAACCTTCTTTAAGGTTTGATAAAAGCTCTTCAGGTGTAAATGGTTTTGGTATGTAACTATGCGCGCCTAATCGTGTTGCTTCAACTGCAGTTTCATAACTAGCAAATGCTGTTGCAATAAAGCAAACTGTATTCGGATATTTATCGCGTATTCTTTGAAGAACTTCAAGTCCATCAACATCGGGCATCTTTAAATCAATAACGGCCAGATCGAATTCGGTTTCAGTTCCAAGTTTTATTCCATCAGTTCCGTTTTCTGCAGTTGTTACATCATAGTTTTCGCGGGTAAGTAATCTTTGTGCACCAATCCGAAGACCTTTTTCATCGTCAACAATCAGAACTTTTGGTTTGTAAGTGTTCATATATTTTGTTTTGTTATTCCGGGCTCAACCTGGAATCTATGCTTCAATTTGTAGATTCATGCGAAAGTGGGAATGACATTGAATATATTTTAACGATATTCACATTTCGACTTTGCTGAATGTGACAAATGATTTCTATTTCCTTAACTCAAAAAATGCTTCAAGTTTCTGAACAAATTCTTCTATAACTACTGGTTTATTAAGGAGTGCATCCGCTTTTATCCATTCCTTTTCTTCAGAAGTTGACGCACCAAATTTGAATCCTGTATCGTAAGTTGCTGAAGTAAGAATAAAAACAGGAATATTTTTTCCATAATCATCCCGCTTAATTCTGTAACAAAGTATAAAACCGGAATCATGTTCTTCCATAATTAAATCGACAACGCAGGCATCTGGTTTTACTTTTTTAAAAACCTCAAATCCTTCTTTGCCGCTGTTTGCTGTAATTACTTCATAACCTTTGGATTCAATTAATAATTTATTTTGTTCAAGAAGATCTAAATCGTCATCGACTAATAGAATTTTTTTCTTTGTGCTCATAAAGCTTTCGTTCCTTCGTTTGCTTCAATTATTTTAAATACTTGATGTTTAGGCAACACAACCTTAAATGTCGTACCTTTTCCAATTTCGGATGTAAATGTAATGTTGCCTTTGTGCATTTTTATTATGCCATAGGAAATTGCAAGTCCTAACCCGGTTCCTTTTCCCATACTTTTTGTTGTAAAGAAAGGTGTAAATACTTTACTTTGATTTTCTTTTGGTATTCCATTTCCTGTATCAGCTACCTCAATTTTAATATTATGGTTATCAGATGTAAGATTAACAATAAGTTCTTTGTTTTCAGATTCGTTCATCGCATCACAAGCATTTTTAATAATATTTACTATCACTTGCTTGATCTGATCTTCATCACCTGTCATCAGATAATTGTTCTCTTGCACATCAAATTTAAAAATAATCTGCCTGTAAACAGGATTAACAGTAAATGGTTTTAAAACTTCCCTTATTATTTCTATCAAATCAAATTGTTTAAGATTTAATTTCCCCTGTCTTGCAAAGTTTAAGAGATTTGCAACAATATTTTTGCATCTATTTGCTTCTTCAACAATCAACTCTAAATCTTCAGTTCTCTGATCATCATTGTAAATTTTTTCTAAATCTTTTTTTAGCATTGATGCATAAAGCAGAATTGTTCCAAGCGGATTATTTATTTCGTGCGCAACTCCCGCAGCAAGCTGCCCGATTGAAGCAAGTTTTTCAGCAACTCTTAACTGTTCTTCGGTGTCGCTTAGATTGTCGTAAGCTATTTTTAATTCATCCAGAACATATGGCAAGCACATTTCTTTTTCCGCAAGATCTTTTGCTATTGCAACTGCATATTCTCTGCATGTTGGATAACCACATGCACCGCAATTTAATTCATCTTTTGCTTCGTATTTTTTTGTTTGTGCAAGAATCTCTTTAATTTTTTCTTCAGATGGATATGGTCTTCTTTGATTATCAATTCTAAAACTTCTTTGCAGATTTAATTTTCTTGCATTATAAAGATTACTTTTCCAAACGCGTTTATCTACATTATTAATCTTTTCATCAATGTAGTTTATAACTTTCTCTCGTCTTGCATAATAATTTAATTCTGTATCGATTGCTGGTCCGCTAATACAACCTTCACAAAAAAGAATATCTGTAAACTTTGCATTGATATGATTGTTTGAGATCTCTTCAATTATCTCTAATACTTTTTTCTTTCCTTCAACAACAATTATATCTTTTTCAAGTATATCGCCGCTAACATCAATAGTTTTAATCAAACCGCCTGCAAGCGGATATGCTTTTCCCATCATAGCATGCGGTTCATCAAAATCACTGTCCTCAAGTTCATCAACCATAATTTTCTGTTCATCAAACATTTGTTTTAGTTCTGTGAACGTTAAGACAGAATCTATAACACCTGCAACATCTTCATCTTGAGCTTCATGTTTCTTTGCAACGCAGGGACCAATAAAAACTATTTTAACATCTTCACCAAGATCTTTTTTAAGATATCTTCCAAGTGCAATCATTGGAGAAACAACTTGTGCAAGATTGGGAACTAGCTCGATGTAATATTTCTGGATAAAACTTACAACGGCAGGACAAGCAGAACTGATAACTGTTTTATCATTATCGGCTTTTATTAAATCCATATAATCATTTGATATAAGATCAGCACCAAAAGCTGTTTCTATAACTTTTGTAAATCCAAGTTTTCTTAGTGCAGCAGGAACTTTTTTATATTCATCCGGAAAGGAAGCTGCAAAAGATGGAGCAACTATTGCAATAGCATTCCCTGATTGAAGTAGATTATATGTGTCGTCAATCTCAGAAAAAATTTCTTTGCATCCTGTGAGCAAACTTTAACGCAATGTCCGCACGCAATACATCTTTCTTCAATCACTTTTGCCTGCGCATCAATAACACGAATAGCCGCAGCAGGACATTCTCTAATACAAGAGTAACATCTTTTACATCTATCGCTTATTGTGCTAACTATTGCGTGATTCATTATAATTCTTTTATCACTGTGATTCCGGGCTTGACCCGGAATCTTCTTAACTATAAATAGATTCCCACCCTTGCGGGAATGACAAATAAATAATTTAATTCTTAAACATCTTCTTTTTATCAAAATATTCTGTATGAAGAATCTCGTGTGCTTTATGCGAATTTGGTTCACCAAAAAATTCTTTGTACAAAGTTTTTACAGATTCATTATCGTGTGATCTTCTCGTCTTTGCATTTTCATCAATCTTGTAAAGTACTTTTATACGCTTCACAACTTTTTCAGGTTTCTGATGAATCGGTTGACCACCGCCGTTTATACATCCACCAGGACAAGCCATTACTTCTATAAAATGATGTTTGGAAGTTCCATATTGAACCTGATCAAGAATCGGATCAACATTTCCAATTCCGTTTACAACTGCAATGTTAACATTAAGATCACCAATTTTTATTGTTGCTTCTTTAACTCCAGCCATTCCACGGATTTCATCAAACTCAACATTCTCAAGTTCAGTTCCTGTCATTTTAAAGTATGCTGTACGTAAAGCAGCTTCCATAACTCCGCCGCTTGTTCCAAATATTGCAGCCGCACCAGTTGATTCACCAAGCGGATTATCAAATTCACTTTCTGGTAAATCATTGAAATCAATTCCTGCAATTTTAAAAAATCTTACAAGCTCTCTTGTTGTTAAAACAGCATCCACATCTGCCATTGCATGTTCAGAAAGTTCAGCGCGATTTGATTCATACTTTTTAACTGTGCAAGGCATAATTGAAACAACATAAATATCACCTGGATCAATTCCCATTTTCTTTGCATAATAAGTTTTTAAAACTGCACCTTCCATTTCGTGCGGTGATTTGCAGCTTGATACGTGCTCCAAAACTTCCGGTCTGTTCATCTCAACATATTTTACCCAGCCAGGACAGCAGCTTGTAAACATCGGTAAACTTCCGCCATTTTGTACTCTGTTAATCAACTCAGTAGCTTCTTCCATAATTGTAAGATCAGCAGCAAAGTTTGTATCGAACACTTTTTTAAATCCCAATCTTCTTAAACCTGTAACCAGCAATCCTGTTACATCTGTTCCAAGCGGCATATTATATTCTTCGCCGAGTGAAGCACGTACAGCAGGAGCAACTTGTACTATACAATATTTTTTTCTGTTATAAATTGCATTTGCAACTTCTTTAACTGCACTCTTTTCACGCAAAGCTGCAGTTGGACAAACAAGAATGCACTGTCCGCATAAAATACAATCGCTTACATTTAAACCTTTATTATAAGGTGTAGTTACGATTGAAGTGAATCCGCGTTTAGTAAAATCTATTGCGCCAACTTTTTTGAACTTCATGACAAACACGAACACATCTGCCGCAAAGAATACATTTTGCCGGATCACGTTCCATTGATGCGCTTGAAATATCAATCGCGTGGCATTTTGTTTCACCAACATAACGATGCTCACGAATTCCGTATTGTTCGGATAAATCCTGAAGCTCACAGTTTTTATTACGCACACAAATTAAACAGTCCTGCGGATGATTTTCTACAAGAAGTTCCACAATTGTTTTTCTTGCTTTGCGCACTCTTGGTGAATCTGTTTCAACAACCAAGCCTTCAGAAACCGGATAAGCACACGAAGGAGTTAATCCTCTGAAGCCTTCAACTTCAACAGCGCAAATTCTGCAAGCACCGGTTGGATCTAAATTTTTTAAATGACAAAGTGTTGGTATTGATATTCCTACTGATTTAGCAGCATCAAGAATTGTCATTCCTTCTTCTGCGTTTACTTTTATTCCATTTATTGTTAACTGAACCATTAATAACTCCGAAAATTCAAATTTATTTTCTTTTTGTCATTCCGAACTTGTTTCGGAATCTCTATTAAATATTATCATCAAAGAACCTGAAACAAGTTCAGGAGAACATTAAACTAATTAATGTTGATCGCTTCAAAGCGACAGACTTCATAACACATTCCGCATTTAACACATTTGTTATCCAATATATAATGTGCTTGTCCTTTTTCACCAACTATTGCATCAACAGCGCATTTCTTAACACACAATCCGCAGCCGGTACAAATTTCATTATCAATTGTAAAAGTTAACAACTCTTTGCAAACACCTGAAGAACATTTTCTATCATACAAATGCTCTTCGTATTCGTGACGGAAATATCTTAATCCTGACAAAACAGGATTTGGCGCTGATTGTCCTAATCCGCATAACGATGTATCTTTAATTACATCAGCTAATCTTTGTAGATGAATCATCCCTTTAAATCTTTGCAACTGATCAAGTTTGTTTCCATCATTGCCATAACGCTTTGGAATGCGTTCTATTATTTCCAGCATTCGTTTTGTACCTTCACGACAAGGAACGCATTTACCACAGCTTTCTTCCTGAATGAATGTTAAGAAATATTTTGCAACATCAACCATACAGGTTTCCTGATCCATCACAACAAATCCGCCTGATCCCATCATCGCGCCAACTTCTTTTAGTGATTCATAATCAACCGGAGTATCAATTACGCTTTCAGGCAAGCATCCGCCTGATGGCCCGCCGATTTGAACTGCTTTAAATTCTTTTTTGTCAGGTATTCCGCCGCCGATTTTAAAAACAATATCACGTAAAGTTGTTCCCATCGGAACTTCGACTAATCCGGTATTCTTTACGTTACCGCTTAATGCAAAAACTTTTGTGCCTTTTGATGATGCAGTTCCTACCGATGAAAACTTTTGTGAACCCATCATTATTATCGGCGGAACATTTCCAAAAGTTTCTACATTATTAATAACAGTTGGTTTGCCAAATAATCCGGCAATTGCCGGATATGGCGGACGAGGTTTTGGCATTCCGCGTTTACCTTCAATCGAACCAATAAGTGCGGTTTCTTCACCGCAAACAAATGCGCCCGCACCTTTTTT
Protein-coding regions in this window:
- a CDS encoding response regulator yields the protein MNTYKPKVLIVDDEKGLRIGAQRLLTRENYDVTTAENGTDGIKLGTETEFDLAVIDLKMPDVDGLEVLQRIRDKYPNTVCFIATAFASYETAVEATRLGAHSYIPKPFTPEELLSNLKEGYQIRLVNLEAEKWHKEREERLLEVAFEKTRMNTIVNSITDGVLVVNKDGLAVLYNPAALRFLELTGIAIEEYILDKLKPEILALFKKFVNEKSSDHNSYTIQIELKPNREFFIEATASAVFHPGENVAGVVIVFKDITELKKIEFVKSQFVSMVSHELKAPIAAVYGFLKLFNDDSIKLSPEQKKEYENRSMIRLDGLLKMVNDLLDISRMEMKAVHREIKRVCIHEVIASILELFQVDINKKGIQVIFDHDEYKQCIKADSDEITRLFTNLISNAIKYNREQGTITIKLSMSDDYLLTTIKDNGIGLKPEEKNKLFTEFFRAKNEKTKNISGTGLGLSIVKRIIDSYSGMIEVESDYGEGTTFKVFLPTIMSN
- a CDS encoding response regulator codes for the protein MSTKKKILLVDDDLDLLEQNKLLIESKGYEVITANSGKEGFEVFKKVKPDACVVDLIMEEHDSGFILCYRIKRDDYGKNIPVFILTSATYDTGFKFGASTSEEKEWIKADALLNKPVVIEEFVQKLEAFFELRK
- a CDS encoding NADH-quinone oxidoreductase subunit NuoF, coding for MKDFNQLCCEKCWHTTDKPCEHFIQCCTEGPLCHHDDKCEHEISSLRKHLKYEEHDLPIIIIGMGTCGLASGAAKVKEAIEAELKKLNIEATIEGTGCIGYCAVEPIVDIKLPGKDRISYQEITVKDVSRFIKTTLVDKEVYKEKILGSHGKSNGVISLKQVPFFEHQQKIVLANCGVVNPISIDAYLAHGGFKAFDKVLRLMKPEEVIKEVLDAGLRGRGGGGFPTGKKWELALKQESEQKYLICNADEGDPGAFMDRSLLESDPYRVVEGMAIAAYAIGASIAYIYCRAEYPLAISRLQNTISKCEEYGILGDNILNSGFSLHIKIKKGAGAFVCGEETALIGSIEGKRGMPKPRPPYPAIAGLFGKPTVINNVETFGNVPPIIMMGSQKFSSVGTASSKGTKVFALSGNVKNTGLVEVPMGTTLRDIVFKIGGGIPDKKEFKAVQIGGPSGGCLPESVIDTPVDYESLKEVGAMMGSGGFVVMDQETCMVDVAKYFLTFIQEESCGKCVPCREGTKRMLEIIERIPKRYGNDGNKLDQLQRFKGMIHLQRLADVIKDTSLCGLGQSAPNPVLSGLRYFRHEYEEHLYDRKCSSGVCKELLTFTIDNEICTGCGLCVKKCAVDAIVGEKGQAHYILDNKCVKCGMCYEVCRFEAININ